CCACCCTACATCGAAGTATGGTAGCCAAAGCACCTATATTTTCAACCTCCCCAACCGAAACAATCTCACTATGCCCCACATTTACTTTCAAACTAGTAAACGCATGAAAGTAGGTCAAAACCAGCCATATGGACAACAACTGATCTCTAGGAGCATCGCAAAACAAGATGGTGTTATCTGCAAACAACAAGTGTGAAATGCATACCCCGATAAAGGTAATTGGCCCTACATGAAAACCACGAAGCAAACCACAATCCTTGGTTTTCTTCAAAATCTGACTTAGTACTTCcataattaaaaggaaaagaagagggGATAGCAGGTCACCTTGTCTAAACCCACGAGAGCTTCTAAAAAAGTCTACTGGAGATCCATTCACAAGAATAGAGAAGTGAACAATAGTGATGCAAGCCTTAATCCACCCCCTCCATTTCATCCCAAAACCCATCCTacccaacaaataaaataatgcaTCCCAATTCACATGGTCATAGGCTTTCTCAATGTCCAATTTACAAACCACGCCAAGAACATGACTCTTCAATTTGCTATCTAGACACTTATTAGCAATATACACTGAATCCAAAATTTGTCTCCTACCAACAAAAGAATTTTGAGACTCAGGGATGAGAATATCTAACACAAGCCTCAATTTATTCGCCAACACCTTGGATAGCAGCTTGTACACACTTCCTACCAAACTAATAggctgaaattatttttcttgggaattagagagagaaatgaggTATTTAAAGACCATTCAAACACTGAATACCTATGAAAGTGCTCAAAAACAACCATAAAATCCACCTCTACCACACTccaacatttttgaaaaaaaaaaaaaaaaagccatggTGAAGCCATCTGGACCAAGTGCTTTATCCCTTTCCATCTCCATCAAAACCTAGGTAACCTCTTCTTTTGAGAACTCCCTCTCCAAGGACAACCTTTCACCCTCTCCAATACAAACAAAATCCAATCCATCCACAATTGGATGCCACATACTTGTCTCTGTGTAGAGATTTTGATAAAACTGAATTACTTGAGATTGTACAGCAGATCCGTCCTCATATAAAACACCATCTACCTTGATGCTTCTAATGTTATTAGTTCTTCTATGAGAATTCCCTAATCTACGAAAGAACCGAGTGATATTATCTCCATCCTTAACATACAGAGCATGGgaattttatcttcaaaaagTCTCATCTAAGGCAGCTAACACTGCAATATCACCTTTAACCTGTGTTCTGTAGGATAGTTCCTAATATGAGAGTCCCAGCAGTTCTTCCTTTGCATCTAGacctgttgggaaatttagaccccggttgatagaattaacaagttttaaacccaagttgttaattagatttattatgcataaaacttgttaaaacaaacaaacatcaatatcatgtcacaaataaagtgtagaggaaaaataaataagacaagatatgatgactcaggaaaaccaatgaaaccaaccagtttcacagtaaaaaacctggggggaaaccttcctaaaaagcaatccactatagtaaagagaagttttagatttagtacaaaacctttgtccctagactctacaatccccgtagatgaactcatagtagaaaccttctaccgcttcagaacctctaaactcttcaatatatgaacgccaccctttgatgcacggatcccagtacgtgactcactcttttgcacgaatctcaatacgtgactcactcaccaacttgagaaagaagaatgttggttgtaaagttcttcacttcatcaacagtgaagatcaagaagcacttggttacaaaaccctaaggtgtaaagacgcagtagcttcttttaaagagaataaggcttcggtcaccttttgcatatgttctccttttATTCTCTTTTGTGATGAcctctaaaatatgccttatatatgtctagggttgtgagaaaaggaaccctacacaaatacaaaagcctggcccaaaaatcaaatctgaaaattttgatttccataacctcgatagatagcctcaatagatagcatctgtcgagcctcaataaacttcgatagatagctatctgtcgagcaggtgTCCAACAGCTATCTGCAGGTGTtcagcaggtgtccagctttagtaaacaccttttcttcacttgtttcttgatccaatcttcatggctttaatactagacttgaacaacatttctttgaagtattaagcacatcctagattaatccaaatacaagtaaagtgcgttttgtcaaaggattcaccaactacataaaatatgtccttaacaagaCCCATTAATTTAGACAACAAACACTTCTTCCTAAAAGCTAAATCTCCAAATTCCTCACTATTCCACTTCTTGAGATCTTCTTTATGAGCCTTTAGTTTCTAATCCAGAACAAAATTTAGGGAACCCATTAAGCAAAACCCATCCCACCATTGTTTAACTTTCTCAACAAACCTTCAACTTTgagccacatattctcaaacttAAAAGCACAGTACCAAAAGTGGACAATGGTAAAAAATTACACAAGGAAGCACCCTTTGAGACACATTTCCAAAATGATCCACCCAATCCACAGAAACCAAAGTCCTCTCAATACGAGACATAGCTTGGGGCACAGCATCTCTAAACTAGGTAAAAGAAGCCCCATCCAATGGTAAATCCACTAGATAATTATTCTCAATAAAGTCCGAGAAGGAAAACATGGCTAGGCTAAAAGACTCACAACCAAGCCTCTCACATGGATATCTAAGAAtattaaaatcaccaaataagaAACAAGTATGGTTCCACCTAACATGCACCCTAGACAACTCCTCTCACAAAACTAGCCTATGATGATCAACATTGAGACCATATCGACCAGTGCAGATCCATTTAAAACCATCCAATACTCCCCTAAGAAGTACACTAACAGAGAACTAACCaatagaaatatcaattttctcGACCACCCATTTATCCCAAATTAGCAAAACCCCCTAGATGTTTGAACTACATCCAATACAGCCCAATCAATGAAAGGACTACCCCATAAGCTCTACACAAGAGCagaatttaaagaagaaagcTTAGTTTCCTGCAAACATACGATATCACATCTCCCTTCCTTTAAAAGATTCTTACAAACCTCCGTCTTTTAAGGGTTATTTAACCCCCTAACATTCCAAGAAAGAAGTCTTAAGGACATTTATAACTACCAGTTACCCCTAAACTAGCCGACGAACCTCTATTCCAAGACTAAGTCCCTCGTAGTTTACTATAGATAGCAGGCTCTGCAATTCCCTAAGACCTTTCTGTCCAACTTTAATAAGTCTCCGATTACCGCCATCATTAGCAACCTTGAGACACTCCTGTTCCAGTAAACAAAATAAAGTCCCACATTGAGCTTCATGTTTTACAATAGGAAAATCCACCATTTTGCAGAAACTATTCATCATTTTAGACACCCATTTTGAATGTTCCACCTTTGTCACATCAAACTCACCCTCTTCAACCACCGTGTTCAACACCATATCCTCAGCTACCCTAGGGTCCCATTGAGACAGCGGACACACTCTAGAGGACCACTCTTGTTCTTCCCATTACCAGAATCTCTAGTGTCAACCCCACTTTGTCCCCATGGAAGACATAGAAGCTCAGACTCACAATTTTTCAGTCCATCAGCATATGCAGCATCCGACACTGTTGTACCTATTCGAGAGTCACACCCCTCTTTGTCACTCACATGGGGGACATCCGTAGATACTTCCTCCACCTCCTCATACCAAAGGATCCCCCTCCCTAACCAAATTAGTCAAGGGAGAAAAATGATTAGAAACCTCCCGCTGATGATGATGGAGAGGATCACCACTCACTGTCATGTTCTCCGACGTCTGCACCGCCGGGTGTAAGCCTTCACCCATAACTTCGAGCTACCCAGGACTGATAGAATCCACCGTGTTCCTTAGATCGTCCCCAATCTACCTCACAACCTCCCTATCAAGATGGGAAGCCACCAAGATAAGGGTAGGAAGTTCCGCTAGTGAGCAAGAGTTGAGAATCATCGACTGGGCCCTCATTGGAGCTGCAGGAACCAATATCAGAGACTCCGCCGCTGCCCCAAGTTCCCTCGAGGTCTCGCCTAACTCACTCGTGCCCTGATTGTAGAACAATCTCTCGCTCAACCCATTCAGATAAGATTTAGTGTCTTCCTCTGAATGGGTTCTTCCTCTGAATGGAATTAATGGACTTAGGCTTGGGTTTGATTAACCACAGGCCCCACTTTATTAGGCCTTTGTAACTTATATTGGTCCATCCAAGAGACAACCCGTTTACCCTCATCTGGTTTAAATACTCTTAAGGCCAAATTGGCAGAAGtcaactataaaacaaattcaCATATGGGTCTGCCATTAGTATTAGAAACAGTAATGGCAAAATCTCCCTTTATCACGTTATATCCCAAAATATCTctagaattttgaaatttcctATTCTTCCGCTGATTACCATAATTGATAAACTTCTTCCCATTCTAGCCAGCACCGGCCATCAGACCACCACCAACAATACCAACTGATGTCATCTCTGCCACCGTTACAGTATTCTTGCCCGATAAGAACCTGTCTAATTCTTTCTGAAATGAACACCATCTAGAACGATTCAAGCTAGCTAGTATCATCACACAACCACGGCAAGCTCCACCATAATACACAGCTATATCCACCAAGAGGCTAGCCTTATTTGATCTTCCATAGAATTcgaaaaatttattgttttcccTATAACGCTTGCATAACAAGTCCTTCCCTGGAACCCAATCCCTTATATCAACAAAACAAGAGCGAATCCATTCCAACCCTCTACGTCCCACCCAAATGGAAAATTTGATATTCCGGCGACTCTCATGAATAGCATAAGAATCAGCCCGCCTGCCatcaaacaagaaagaaaaaactttaGAATCAATAGAAAAAGATCATTTACTACCCCCTCGGCCAAGGGCGGAGGCATGTATATGGGTGGGGgcccaaaatttaaattttttaaaaatattatacaattatttttatgttttcaaaatttagtctacaaaaataagagttggccccctcaaatgtttaaattagtccaataatgctcttaaaaaaataattgatctaatatttatagagatataactttatttttcgcaattctattttttattgtaaaatgtgtttttatatctgttaaatatttgataaaatttagtatcaaacatgtttgaatctATCTTTTTCAACCCGTTATGTGATGATTAacaagtcattgactcattaaaaaaaatttgttactaaaactacacatgaaatgtGTCTGTAGTTGCCATATAATGGGTTAAAGTAAGGTAGCTTTAAATATGTTTTGAAGCCTAACTTATTCCTTCAAGTTTTGGAtctttcatgtttttgaaaatttcattagttcaattgaaaatttttttacttacttaagcataaaatttgataatttgtattttaaaatgaaactttttaagaatttgactatgaaaatggaaaaaaatgaattttattttatgaaacatcgccattaaaaataattttgattgaaaatactaagctctttttcttttgttgggtgtgtgtatatatataacttatcaaataaaaaagtgtgtatatatatgtgtgtatatataataaaaaagcgcacgtgtgtatatatatgtgtgtgtgtgtgtgtgtgtgtgtgtagaagttgtcttaataaatatattagtgtCACAACttagccccccccccccccccaaacaaaaattcctgGCTCCGCCCTTGCCCTCGACCAACAGGAGGTTTAGGTGTTGTGTTATGGAAGGTCAGTTTAATATTGTTATTTGGTGTGGGTGATATAATGGTGGTTATTTTTGGCATTGTTTGTGGAGGTAGTTTGGATAGAAGTGGTGGTGGGATAGTCGACGAAGAACGTGGACAAAAAAAGTGGTATGGGTAAAAGCCAAAAGGTGATCAGAACTGTGTTGGGAAGAAACCAGGAAATTGAGGGGGTAGCTAGTTGAATGAGGGTGGTAAAAAGGGAAACAAAGGTGGGGGTGGTAGTGATGCAACACCACTCCGCCTTATTGTTTCAACACTTAGATGTGTTATATCCACGACCTTTGCTCCACTATTGAGGGAGAAGAAGTGCTAATCGAGCTAGAGCCCATTGGTGAAATTAAGTGGTATGcttaccaaaataatattttagagtATAGTttagagggaaaagaaaaagtaaaaaaggaaGACAGATCTTGAATGAAAATCAATTCAATTAAATACCCAAACCTAAGACTAAATCAATTCAAACATTTaaagcaatatttttttttttttttaaattaccgATAAGGGTTTCTAGTGGTCTGACTGAAAGATGTCAAATTTCTCTTGTTACCAACGCTCTTTCCGAATAGCGAACTCACGTTCTCTCTTATTTCTCTGTCTTTGCCCTttccaaacctaaatcatatataatcccaaatttcaaaaaatccaatCAAAACCTACTGTAACCCAAAtacctaaataaaaatcaaccaAATTTCTCAAAACTAATTCATATTCATACCCAAATCTaagaaagaatgagaaaaaaaaaaaaaccttatcaGTGGTAGTTCTCTCTAAGTCCGTATCTCAATTCCTGCATACACCTTTAGGTTACTAGTGCCGATTCCAGTGGTATAAGTCAAACAAGGGAACAGATGGTGGCAAGAAAATGATAGTGATGGCTGGTCGTACGAACTCTGTCTCCTTCTCATCTTTGTATcgcaaggttttttttttttttcttttctttttctatctctGTATCACAAGcataatagtattttaattgattttttatatatatatattgagaaactATCAATTGGTATTAAGACCATGAAACAATagaatttatcattttttaattgtgtaTGTGGCAAATTTTTAGATGgccttttttctttatgttgtaGCACCACCTTAATTGCAAAAGAAAGCTtatgcttttatatatactagtgttTAACCCGCACAATGTGCGGgatcattttataatttaggCTCACATTTACATAACTCACACCATAAAACCCCTTTGATAAGTTTGACCTTTGAATTGCATATAAGACATGCAAAAATAATACCCATTTGTTGTTGACATTAACAATCTTGGCTTTGCATGTCACCAATTAATTTCATCTATTTGTGataaaattgtatatatgtTAAGATTAGGctattcctttttatttatttaataaattaacaaCTTTCCTAATACTTGAACAACTTGGACttcaaaaaagggaaaatggTTTGCATTTTGATTTTCTCAACTCGAAATATTTGCCTTGTTCATGGCCTTTAGTTGTTATTTGTATAATATAAACCTAAAAGGTCAACAATCAAGC
The sequence above is drawn from the Castanea sativa cultivar Marrone di Chiusa Pesio chromosome 5, ASM4071231v1 genome and encodes:
- the LOC142634844 gene encoding uncharacterized protein LOC142634844 encodes the protein MVLNTVVEEGEFDVTKVEHSKWVSKMMNSFCKMVDFPIVKHEAQCGTLFCLLEQECLKVANDGGNRRLIKVGQKGLRELQSLLSIVNYEGLSLGIEFRDAVPQAMSRIERTLVSVDWVDHFGNVSQRVLPCKLKAHKEDLKKWNSEEFGDLAFRKKCLLSKLMGLVKDIFYDGDNITRFFRRLGNSHRRTNNIRSIKVDGVLYEDGSAVQSQVIQFYQNLYTETSMWHPIVDGLDFVCIGEGERLSLEREFSKEEPISLVGSVYKLLSKVLANKLRLVLDILIPESQNSFVGRRQILDSVYIANKCLDSKLKSHVLGVVCKLDIEKAYDHVNWDALFYLLGRMGFGMKWRGWIKACITIVHFSILVNGSPVDFFRSSRGFRQGDLLSPLLFLLIMEVLSQILKKTKDCGLLRGFHVGPITFIGVCISHLLFADNTILFCDAPRDQLLSIWLVLTYFHAFTSLKVNVGHSEIVSVGEVENIGALATILRCRVGSLPNEILGIAVGSLAVGAYASVLWDPIGYARFYGKLCVVLELLAGKI